A region of Alteromonadaceae bacterium 2753L.S.0a.02 DNA encodes the following proteins:
- a CDS encoding GlpG protein, whose product MASWFKVAEFPGEAQLEELDRYLHGRQVSHRFTEERGKQILWLADASQLSIVKAYFETPQVEIEEPAHNTAVQGAGLSFHQAVNLFPLTLLTIILGLLGYLYQEYLFDARYENPLSFLPAPQAFESGQVWRLLSPAFLHFGTLHILFNGLWIWELGRRIEIFTGKINYLLLFLISAIGANYIQYFMSVGERFVLFGGLSGVVYAYLGYLLVWHRFSNNPLVKLPAGVFIFMLLWLALGFSGLIDFFISGSIANGAHLGGLLCGIAYAAIQVYWRSGSTHSKRES is encoded by the coding sequence ATGGCGAGTTGGTTTAAGGTTGCTGAATTTCCCGGCGAAGCGCAACTTGAGGAGCTCGACCGTTATTTACACGGCCGTCAAGTCAGTCATCGCTTCACGGAAGAACGCGGCAAACAAATACTATGGCTTGCAGATGCCAGCCAGCTTTCAATAGTGAAAGCTTATTTTGAAACACCACAGGTTGAGATCGAAGAACCCGCTCACAATACCGCAGTGCAAGGTGCGGGGCTCTCTTTTCATCAGGCTGTTAATCTGTTTCCGTTAACATTATTAACCATTATTTTGGGTTTGCTTGGCTATTTGTATCAGGAATATTTATTTGATGCGCGTTATGAAAACCCATTGAGCTTTTTACCGGCCCCGCAGGCTTTTGAATCGGGCCAGGTGTGGCGTTTGTTAAGCCCGGCATTCCTGCATTTTGGTACACTTCATATATTATTTAATGGCCTTTGGATTTGGGAGCTGGGGCGACGCATTGAAATATTCACCGGCAAGATTAATTATTTGTTGCTGTTTTTAATTAGCGCCATAGGTGCTAACTACATACAGTATTTCATGAGTGTTGGGGAACGTTTTGTTCTTTTTGGTGGGCTCTCCGGAGTTGTCTACGCTTACCTCGGCTACCTCTTGGTTTGGCACCGTTTTTCAAATAACCCTTTAGTAAAGCTGCCAGCAGGGGTTTTCATTTTTATGCTTCTCTGGCTCGCCCTTGGATTTTCAGGATTAATCGATTTTTTTATTTCAGGCTCTATTGCCAATGGAGCACATCTTGGGGGGTTGCTGTGCGGAATCGCCTATGCGGCAATACAGGTTTACTGGCGTAGTGGCAGTACTCACTCAAAGAGGGAATCATGA
- a CDS encoding calcineurin-like phosphoesterase family protein has protein sequence MKPVVRNWGGRVIRVTNKMNTGYDIIGDIHGCANTLCVLLERLGYTAQYHNGWPVFSHPARKAIFLGDVVDRGPRIREALHVVKNMVDAGAGYCVMGNHEYDALGYTTRAPEQSPKTWVREHTPRNNRLIAETLNQFASYPEEWRMFLDWFQSLPLFLEMPGFRVVHACWDQELIEAYWCKFDSNTVSRDFVRDSALPGSFEAKFMDRLTRGTDLSLPDGRKIIGKDGLERGFFRTKFWADSPETFRDVVFQPDPLPEDIRQRALSREQKLALVSYSHEQIPVFIGHYWLEGTPHPLKDNLACLDYSAVKYGHLASYRFDGEAQLSGDKFMWVTVTQDPIAGHFA, from the coding sequence ATGAAACCTGTCGTTCGAAACTGGGGTGGGCGAGTCATACGGGTAACGAATAAAATGAACACGGGTTACGACATCATCGGCGACATCCACGGTTGTGCCAACACCCTGTGTGTTCTGCTTGAGCGTCTTGGTTATACCGCCCAGTATCATAATGGCTGGCCTGTGTTTAGTCATCCGGCGCGAAAAGCCATTTTCTTAGGGGATGTTGTCGATCGTGGGCCACGCATCCGCGAAGCCCTGCATGTGGTTAAAAACATGGTCGATGCCGGAGCTGGCTATTGTGTGATGGGCAACCATGAATACGATGCCTTGGGCTACACCACAAGAGCGCCGGAACAGAGCCCCAAAACCTGGGTGCGTGAGCACACCCCCCGCAACAATCGATTAATCGCCGAAACACTCAATCAGTTCGCATCCTACCCCGAAGAATGGCGAATGTTTCTCGACTGGTTTCAATCGCTGCCGCTGTTTTTGGAAATGCCCGGCTTTCGCGTGGTACACGCCTGCTGGGATCAGGAGCTCATTGAAGCCTACTGGTGTAAGTTCGACAGCAATACGGTATCGCGGGATTTTGTGCGGGATTCCGCGCTGCCCGGCAGCTTTGAAGCCAAGTTTATGGACCGGCTCACGCGCGGTACTGATCTTTCTCTGCCTGATGGACGCAAAATTATTGGTAAAGATGGCCTCGAACGAGGATTTTTTCGAACCAAGTTTTGGGCCGACTCGCCGGAAACGTTTAGAGATGTGGTTTTTCAGCCCGACCCACTGCCGGAAGATATCCGGCAGCGCGCTTTGAGTCGTGAGCAGAAACTGGCATTGGTCTCATACAGCCACGAGCAAATTCCTGTGTTTATTGGTCACTACTGGTTGGAGGGGACGCCTCATCCACTAAAAGATAATCTCGCCTGTCTCGATTACAGCGCAGTGAAATACGGACATCTTGCCAGCTACAGGTTCGACGGCGAGGCGCAGTTGAGTGGTGATAAATTCATGTGGGTCACGGTAACACAAGACCCAATAGCCGGGCACTTTGCTTAA
- a CDS encoding NAD+ kinase yields the protein MQSFNTIGLIGRLASTSTQGSLNRLIAYLEQQSVEIFVDKETSTILPDTTLPVATRPELANRCDLIIVVGGDGSLLSAARAFAGHDVQILGINRGRLGFLTDISPDEIEAKVGEVLSGRFLPEQRFLLESTLMRGDETLSTGLALNDVVIHPGKLIRMIEFELYIDDEFVYRQRSDGLIISSPTGSTAYALSGGGSIMHPNLDAVALVPLYPHTLSSRPIVVGGNSEIRLIICENNNLNPLVTCDGQSQTMTQPGDTVFITKSEKRLKLIHPEGHNFYETCRSKLGWASHTGNE from the coding sequence ATGCAGAGCTTCAATACCATTGGTTTGATCGGTCGATTGGCGAGTACCAGTACACAGGGCTCACTAAACCGCTTGATTGCCTATCTGGAACAACAAAGTGTCGAGATTTTTGTTGATAAAGAAACTTCCACCATTTTGCCGGATACCACGCTGCCTGTCGCTACCCGGCCTGAACTGGCGAATCGTTGCGATTTGATTATTGTGGTTGGCGGCGATGGCAGTTTATTGTCGGCAGCTCGGGCCTTTGCGGGGCATGATGTTCAGATTTTGGGTATTAACCGCGGTCGATTGGGTTTTCTCACGGATATCAGCCCCGATGAGATAGAGGCTAAAGTGGGTGAGGTACTCAGTGGCCGCTTTCTGCCAGAACAACGCTTCCTCCTTGAATCCACTTTAATGCGTGGCGATGAGACTTTATCGACCGGGTTGGCATTAAATGACGTGGTTATTCACCCGGGCAAACTCATTCGCATGATAGAGTTCGAGCTGTATATTGACGACGAATTTGTGTATCGCCAGCGCTCCGACGGCCTCATTATTTCGTCACCGACGGGTTCGACGGCCTACGCTTTGAGCGGTGGTGGATCCATTATGCACCCCAATCTCGATGCCGTGGCATTGGTGCCTCTATATCCCCACACCTTAAGCAGTCGACCAATTGTCGTAGGCGGCAACAGTGAAATACGCTTGATTATTTGTGAAAACAATAATCTGAACCCTCTGGTGACTTGCGATGGTCAGAGCCAAACCATGACGCAACCGGGAGACACGGTTTTCATTACTAAGTCAGAAAAGCGCTTAAAGCTCATCCACCCGGAGGGGCACAATTTTTATGAAACCTGTCGTTCGAAACTGGGGTGGGCGAGTCATACGGGTAACGAATAA
- a CDS encoding rhodanese-related sulfurtransferase, with protein MGYRGQASTRMEHDNSGLEAAALETAATLVPLKSLKKNFLEDLFTHVVVHTVFAGDVIFDSGTYDNQHIYLQYGEIELQYLNGMTELIVASDMQHPLANVQPRPCRAMAITDCTLLRIDSDQLDRTLSWSQISQYLLSELALERDLDEDIEWMQTVLNSNLFLKVPPVNAEQIFTRLTPMVVHANEVVVRQGEIGDCCYFIKEGDAVVTRHSDTIKHSEILADIAVGRCFGEDALVYEKVRNADVTMKSDGVLMRLEKSDFLLLLKEAVVDEVSESELSSLAEKPTLIDVRTDEEYSAGHLAFSGNIPLNLLSMKKRLLSPEKLYIFYCDTGRRSRAAAYLLGKQGYNVMALRDGYVGSRMAELLVREDGYLIKDGDLVSGQ; from the coding sequence ATGGGGTATAGAGGTCAAGCAAGTACCCGAATGGAACACGACAACAGCGGTTTAGAAGCTGCTGCGCTGGAAACAGCCGCGACGCTGGTACCGCTCAAGTCGCTGAAGAAAAATTTTCTCGAAGATTTGTTTACGCATGTGGTAGTTCATACCGTATTTGCTGGCGATGTTATTTTCGATTCCGGCACCTACGATAACCAGCACATCTATCTTCAGTATGGCGAAATTGAATTGCAATACCTTAATGGGATGACCGAACTCATTGTCGCCAGCGATATGCAGCACCCCCTAGCCAATGTGCAGCCACGCCCTTGTCGCGCTATGGCCATTACAGATTGTACTCTGCTGCGTATCGACAGCGACCAATTGGATCGTACCCTCAGTTGGAGCCAGATCTCGCAATACCTGTTATCCGAACTGGCGCTGGAGCGTGATCTCGACGAGGACATCGAGTGGATGCAAACAGTCCTCAATTCCAACCTGTTTTTAAAGGTGCCACCGGTTAATGCCGAACAGATTTTTACCCGTCTGACTCCCATGGTGGTGCACGCCAACGAAGTGGTCGTCAGGCAGGGGGAGATTGGAGATTGCTGTTACTTTATCAAGGAAGGGGATGCAGTGGTCACGCGCCACAGTGACACCATTAAACATTCAGAAATCCTAGCAGATATCGCTGTGGGCCGTTGTTTTGGTGAGGATGCACTGGTTTACGAAAAGGTGCGCAATGCCGATGTCACCATGAAAAGCGACGGTGTCCTAATGCGCCTGGAAAAGAGCGACTTTTTGCTGTTGCTGAAAGAAGCGGTTGTCGATGAGGTGAGTGAATCAGAGCTCAGTTCTCTGGCAGAAAAGCCCACCCTAATCGATGTGCGTACCGACGAAGAATACAGTGCCGGGCATCTGGCATTTTCCGGCAATATTCCACTTAACCTGTTAAGTATGAAGAAGAGGCTGCTGTCTCCTGAAAAACTCTACATTTTTTATTGTGATACCGGGCGCCGTAGTCGCGCCGCAGCTTATCTTCTGGGCAAGCAAGGTTACAATGTCATGGCGCTACGCGACGGCTATGTGGGGTCGCGGATGGCTGAACTCTTGGTTAGGGAAGATGGTTATCTCATTAAAGATGGCGATTTAGTCTCAGGCCAATAG